The Paenibacillus wynnii DNA window GCTGAATTCTTGTATGTTCTACAACTTAAAATCGGGAAATAGTCCCATGAAGCTAAATTGTTGTATGAAATGCAATATTCGGTGCGATAGAGGCATTTTTAGCGAGCGGAAATTGTATTCTATACAACATTTCCGCATTGGAAGACGGGTATGACTTAGGAATGTTGTATTCTATACATCAATTCTCGTTGAAGCAGGAAAAGCCCATCCTTCTTCAGGATGGGCTTTCTCAATGTATGGGTTACAACCGAACCTTCTAGAGTTATTGCATCGACTGTAAATGCTCTTCAAGACGATCCCAAGTTTCCGCAATCCCTTGTTCCATCCCCATATTCATAACGGTTTGGAGTGCTTCTGGAGATGAGTATTTAGACCGGCTGATAAGCTTTGTCTGGCCATCCTGCTCTTCAAAAATCATCGTAATATGCGAGGAAGGCATACCTTCCGTCTCATTGCCCTCTGCATCCGAAAAGTAGTCCACATAAACGACCTTTTCACCCTCCACGATCTCCTCGTAGACAGCCTTCCCCCAAGACTCCATTCCGTAAAATTCACCTTGCTTCTCATCTATACACTTCATGCAGTAATGCCAAATACCTCCGGGGCGAAAATCAACGTTGCAAACCGGAAGGATCCAGCCACGCGGCCCCCACCATTGTTTAAGATGCTCCGCCTCTGAGAATGCCTTGAATACGAGCTCGCGCGGCGCATTAAATACCCGCTCCAGAATCAATTCCTGTCCTTCTACCGTAGTGATCATTTTGTTCGACATCACAAATTCCTCCTGAAAATCGATTTGTAAATCAATGATTCTCTTTGGATTGCAGCTTCTGCAGATAGTCCTCCAGATTGTCAAATCGTTCATTCCAGACCTTTCGGTAGGTTTCTAGCCATACATCAAGGGCTTGAAGCGGCTCAACTCGAAGCTTGTAATTCCGGCGATTGGCGACGGCCTCTACTTCCACTAATCCGGCCTCCAGCAGGACACGCAGATGTTTGGAAGCTTGAGGCTGCTGTAACCCTAGACGATCTGCGATCTCCCCTACAGTCAAGGGACCCTTAACACTAAGCAAGAGCTCCATCATTCGTAAGCGATTTGGTTCAGCCAGTGCACTAAATGTTGTTGTTTCCATGAGTTTTATGTTCCTTTTAACCATACTGTTTTACCCTAAAGTACTTACTTGCAAGTTAAATATACTACTCAAGGAATATTCCAGTCAAGGAATATTAATATCTTTTTATCTCTCTCATCGACTTCCCCTTTAGTCTCCCCTCAACCGCCGATACAAAATATCTTTTCTTTACTAAAAAGTATTGGAGTATAATAGTTACAATACTTTAGGGGGAAGGAAAGTTTGTAACTATGTCGAAAGCAAGGATTTTCGATTTTTTGTTATTTTTCATTTCCATAGCCATTGCCTGGAATTCAGGGCCCATTACGATCCCTGGCAACACTTATCTGATAGCTCTGCTGGTATACTGGGTTTTTTCCAGTATTTATTATCACCTACGCATAGTAAGCACCAACCGCAACTCAAACATAGAATATGGCATTAGCTACACTGCCTCCTTGGGCATATTTTCCGGTCCGCTAGGCGTCTTTATATTTGAATCTCTGTATAGGGTCACTGTATATTTGTATAAAAAACTCACTAAAACAGATGATCCCGAGGAATTTCTGGATACCTTTTACAATATAGGCTCCTTCGCCTTAACAGGTTCGATTTCCTATTACTTGTACCAATATTTGGGCCCTGGTTTTTCAAGCTTTCCATTTGGTTTCTGGCTGCTAATCTTTCTGCTAACTGTATTATCCAGCATGCTATCTTCTACTTTTATTTCGATAACTTGTTGGATCTCAAGAGATATCACTACACGCGGGGAAGTCATTCACCTTTACATTGGAAACAGAAGTTTGCTGGATATCGGGAAAATAGCCATTTCAAACGGACTGCTGCTGTTATTCCTCCAAGAGGGCAATTGGGACAGGCTCATTAGCGTATTCCTGTTGAATTACATCGTTAGCCGTTCCTTTTACTCCAAATCTCAAAGTGTTCAGAACAAGTTCGAACGGGACAAATTCGAGCAAATGGCTTATCAGGATTTCTTGACGGGAACCTTCAACCGTTCTTACATGGATAAAACAATGAAAGAACTGGAACAAGGTGATGAGTGGATTGGCGTTGCAGTCGCAGATATTGATAAATTCAAAAAGATTAATGATGCCTATAATCATGCCGTAGGGGATCGTGTCATCCAACATTTTGCCGATACCTTAACTTCGTTCCTAAATGATGATGATTTCTTATTTAGAAGCGGCGGTGAGGAATTTACTCTTTTTATGAGAAATAAAAGCTATGAGCAAACCCTCTTTTTAGTAGAAGAGATTCTGCATAAAATTGAAAAAAGCACAGTCAAAGCCGAATATAAAGATCAGAATATAGACATTACCTACACAGCCTCTTTCGGTTTATACTACTATAAAATCAATTCAAAGGTATCCATAGAGAAGGCTTACGTCAATGCAGATCAGCTGCTGCTGGAATCCAAGGTGCTTGGCAGAAACCGGGTTTCGTCGAAACTCGAGACTGTAGAGTAGTGCAGCGTTAGGGCTTTTAACAATAAAAGGCGATAGAACCACCTCCGTTAACCGGCTTTGTGGTTTTATCGCCTTTTTAACTATTCCCTGTTTTCCACAAACCACTCGTTCAACTGCCCGGTCTCCTCTGTCAATAGATCCAAATACATCGAGGTTCGGTAATCCGTGTCCTTCAGGCTTTTGCCTGTAATCTCAGCGATCCGGTTCAAACGATACATCAGCGTGTTGGTATGGATATGCAGAAAAGAGGCTGACTCTTTTAGATTGCCGTTTAGGGATAAGTAGACCGCCACTGTTTTTAAGAAATCACTCTTATGCTCGCGGTCATGTTCCTTCAGAAGATGCAACAAAGGGCTTTTACGGGTCTGAATGCGTTTATGGTCCAAAATGGCCGGAAAATAAGCCCATAATCCGATTTCCTCATACAAAAGCAAATCCCGGCCGTGAAAGGGCAGCAGCTTCTTGATTTCAAGGATAGAGACCGCTTCCCGGTAGGCATGGGCAACTGATGTATATTCGTCATAATCAAGACTGCAGCCGGCCAACATAGGACAGCCTTCACTCTTAGATAGGTCCTTCACAAGCTTACTCATAAACGAGGAAAGGGCATGCGTACCTCCGACAGGAAAGGTGAAGGTAAACAGAATAATTAAGCGGTCGTGCTCTGCTGTAAGCAGCAGCAGACGAAGCCCGGCATAAGAGGCCACGGCTTGCCGAACCTTGTGAACTAAGGCATCATTATATACCTTGGTAGTCTCGAATACAGCGATGTAATAACTATTCGGCAATAGGATCGACCATGCCTCCGCTTCCTGCTTAATCGCCGGCTCTGAATCATAATGCGAAGTCAGCAGCTTCCAAAAAAAATCCTCCTGCGTTTTCTCCTGCTTAATCTTCCAGCCCCGCTGCTTCAGCAGATAACGACCAGCAATACCCGCGGCCTTTTCGATAATACTCTCCGCATGTCCTGCTTCTAAATTCCCTGTATCGACTACCCATATGTAACCAAGAATCTCCTTATGATTCTTGATACATATCGCCAGACGAGGACCGAGTCCCACCTCCATAACCGCAGGAATTCGGATCGCATGCGCGGCGGTCTCAAGCTGCTGCATAACACCCTTTTTGCGTAAGCCGATAATCACATGGTTAGGCACACGCTTGCCGATAATCGTAGAAATTCTTGCCGGATCACTTTCAAATTGATGAGAACTATATCCGATGACGTGGTGGTTACTGTCTTCTATGGTGACTTGGGACTGGAGTGCTTCACTGATGGTATCCGCAAGGGATTCCATGCTGTCAAAAAAACGATCAAACGATGGATCTAGTCCTGTCAAATGTCCCCACCCCAACCTGAAGAATAGCCGAATCTCGTATTAAAGAGTGATTTTATTATAGTACGATTTATCCTAAGCTGACTATATGACATGAAAAAAAGAACAGCCCACGTTATGATTGGACTGTTCCTAAGTTACCCTCTTATTCTCTTCTATTTATATTAAAGTAGGCTCTTGCTCCAAGGCCTGCTCTACCGTGTAATACTCTTCCCCAAGAGCTTCTGCCACGGCTTCGCAAGTGATCTTCCCATTAGCTACATTAACACCGCTTTTCAAGCCTTCATTGTCTTCAATAGCCTTAACCACGCCTTTATTAGCAATTTGCAGCGCATATGGAATCGTAACATTCGTTAAGGCAATGGTCGATGTTTTGGCAACTGCACCCGGCATATTGGCTACCGAATAATGAAGTACACCGAATTTCTCGAATACCGGATGATCATGTGTAGTAATTCGATCGATCGTCTCCACGATGCCGCCTTGGTCAATCGCCACATCGACAATAACGGAGCCAGGTTTCATACTCTTGACCATTTCTTCGGTAACCAGTTTAGGAGCCTTCGCACCCGGGATCAGCACAGCGCCTACCAGCAGATCAGCTTCAGCAACCGCTTTGGCAATGTTGAAAGGGTTGGAAATCAGCGTATTGATTTGTGATCCAAAAATATCATCCAGCTGGCGCAGTCTCTCCGCACACAGATCAACAATAGTCACATCTGCTCCCAGGCCGATGGCCATTTTGGCTGCATTAGTACCCACGACACCGCCGCCGATAATGCTGACTTTACCTCTGCTAACCCCGGGAACACCGGAGAGAAGAATGCCTTGTCCGCCGTAATTCTTTTGCAGAAACTGCGCTCCCAGCTGTACGGACATGCGTCCTGCAACTTCGCTCATAGGTGTTAACAGCGGCAAAGTACGTCCATCCACCACCGTTTCGTAGGCAACACCGATCACCCCATGCTGTTGAAGCGCCGCTGCCAGAGCAGGCTCGGGAGCAAG harbors:
- a CDS encoding GGDEF domain-containing protein produces the protein MYKKLTKTDDPEEFLDTFYNIGSFALTGSISYYLYQYLGPGFSSFPFGFWLLIFLLTVLSSMLSSTFISITCWISRDITTRGEVIHLYIGNRSLLDIGKIAISNGLLLLFLQEGNWDRLISVFLLNYIVSRSFYSKSQSVQNKFERDKFEQMAYQDFLTGTFNRSYMDKTMKELEQGDEWIGVAVADIDKFKKINDAYNHAVGDRVIQHFADTLTSFLNDDDFLFRSGGEEFTLFMRNKSYEQTLFLVEEILHKIEKSTVKAEYKDQNIDITYTASFGLYYYKINSKVSIEKAYVNADQLLLESKVLGRNRVSSKLETVE
- a CDS encoding ArsR/SmtB family transcription factor; protein product: METTTFSALAEPNRLRMMELLLSVKGPLTVGEIADRLGLQQPQASKHLRVLLEAGLVEVEAVANRRNYKLRVEPLQALDVWLETYRKVWNERFDNLEDYLQKLQSKENH
- a CDS encoding PucR family transcriptional regulator; this encodes MTGLDPSFDRFFDSMESLADTISEALQSQVTIEDSNHHVIGYSSHQFESDPARISTIIGKRVPNHVIIGLRKKGVMQQLETAAHAIRIPAVMEVGLGPRLAICIKNHKEILGYIWVVDTGNLEAGHAESIIEKAAGIAGRYLLKQRGWKIKQEKTQEDFFWKLLTSHYDSEPAIKQEAEAWSILLPNSYYIAVFETTKVYNDALVHKVRQAVASYAGLRLLLLTAEHDRLIILFTFTFPVGGTHALSSFMSKLVKDLSKSEGCPMLAGCSLDYDEYTSVAHAYREAVSILEIKKLLPFHGRDLLLYEEIGLWAYFPAILDHKRIQTRKSPLLHLLKEHDREHKSDFLKTVAVYLSLNGNLKESASFLHIHTNTLMYRLNRIAEITGKSLKDTDYRTSMYLDLLTEETGQLNEWFVENRE
- the ald gene encoding alanine dehydrogenase, translating into MIIGVPKEIKNSENRVGITPAGVVTLLRAGHEVLIEAGAGLGSGFPNEEYELAGAKLIEDAGTLWGASDMVIKVKEPLESEYEYFRPGLILFTYLHLAPEPALAAALQQHGVIGVAYETVVDGRTLPLLTPMSEVAGRMSVQLGAQFLQKNYGGQGILLSGVPGVSRGKVSIIGGGVVGTNAAKMAIGLGADVTIVDLCAERLRQLDDIFGSQINTLISNPFNIAKAVAEADLLVGAVLIPGAKAPKLVTEEMVKSMKPGSVIVDVAIDQGGIVETIDRITTHDHPVFEKFGVLHYSVANMPGAVAKTSTIALTNVTIPYALQIANKGVVKAIEDNEGLKSGVNVANGKITCEAVAEALGEEYYTVEQALEQEPTLI
- a CDS encoding SRPBCC domain-containing protein, whose translation is MSNKMITTVEGQELILERVFNAPRELVFKAFSEAEHLKQWWGPRGWILPVCNVDFRPGGIWHYCMKCIDEKQGEFYGMESWGKAVYEEIVEGEKVVYVDYFSDAEGNETEGMPSSHITMIFEEQDGQTKLISRSKYSSPEALQTVMNMGMEQGIAETWDRLEEHLQSMQ